The Chitinophaga sp. H8 region GGCTGCATCTTTTATATCCGGCACAAACCAGGCCGCCAGATAATTTTTACCAATGTGCTCCTGCAACCAGGAATAACCACCTCCTTTACCTGGTGTATATATCTCACTCCCCAGGCTGCGCAGTGCAAATGTTTCATAGGCATGATTGGACACCTCGCGCACGGTATTGTAGATCTTCACCTTTAGCCCTTTCTGATGTGCTTCATCAATATAACTTTTCATCCGGGCGTGCTCAATGAAAGGATAATTGATCCAGGGATTAATGGCATTGGCATGGTGGATATTTACCACGGTAGCACCGGTAGCTTTAATACTATCCAGGGAGTTGTACCGGTGATAAAAACGGTTAGCCCATTGAAAATCTGTATTTACCGGATGAAAAGGAGTGATGATGAGGTGAAAATTAAAATAAAGTGTATCCCCCTGCTGCAATGTCTTTTCTCCACTATAGCTATTGACCAGTATTGCCGATTCTCCTGCTCCTATTGTGATTCCTCCTTTGTTATTATTGCCCCATGAAGCAGGGAGTAATAAAGGCTTTTGTAAATAAAAGTTGGTATTCAGCGGGCGTACATATTGCTCATCCCGCAGAGAAAACTGTAGTCCTCCGTTTACATCTCCTATCCAGGCGCCATCCTGGTTCTTGTTGGCCACATCCCATTTCCAGCTAAGCTGTTCCGGGCGGTACCCTCCCTTTTGGTTCAGCCCCATCATATATTTTGATGCTGCCTGTTGTAAAGGAATATGCATGCTGATATCCTTTAGGTGCACCTCCTGAAGCGCCGTCACCTTTACGGTATAATCCATAAAGCCATCAAATTCCAGGGAAGCGCGGACCTCCATTTGCAGTTCGGGGGAAGTACTGGCAGACTGCCAGCTGATCTTACCGGAATCCTGCGTTGTTATGTTAAGACCAGTATTGCGCCAGGTAACGTCCTTTCCGGTGGCAGATACAAAGTGAAAATGCATCGGTGCGGCCAACAGGTCTTTGGCCTGTGTGGAGAGGGAAGTCATTTCTGGCGTAAAGAAAGTCTGTATCTGCGCAGGAAAACCATCCGGGTTTAAAAACACTTTACGTCCCAGCAGGCTGATCACATGATCTTTTAGCTCCAATGGCAGATAAGGGGCTATTACCTCGTTTTGCTGTGCAAGCGTAGAGTTCAGCCACTTAAGTCTGGTTTGTTTCCAGGGTTCATTTACCCCACCATTTACCGCCTGTTTATCCGTTACAGTTATACTTAACTCTACAGGCACCGCAGGCATCCCTGTCGGTTTAATCATCACAGTACCTTTATATATACCGGCAGCTGCATTATCAGGTACATTTACGCCACACCATAAAGCCTGTATTTTCCCAGCGGGTACGGTTACTTTATTTGCAAATGGGGTAGCATCATATTTTACACCCGAAGTGTTAATGCAATCCAGGGCCTTTGCCGGGATTACCTTACCATCAGCGCTTTTAAGATCACTGAACGAAAGGGTTATTTCCGGTACTGCTTTGAGGGCATAAATACCCAGTTGAAAAGCATAGTATTCTCCCTTATCCGCTTTTCCGGAAAAGCTTTGCTGTGGCCCTTTCCGGATCCACTTTGCCGGCAGATCGTCCGTCATTTTAATGGGTAATAACCTATCTTCCGGGAATACCAGGTAAGCCACGTCCTTATGCTGTTGCTGCAATTGTTTGGTTTCTGCTGCAGTAGCAATCACCTCCATTGGATAAAAACTGTTAAAGGTATCTATGGCTTGCAGTTCTTTAACGGTAACATTATACTTAGGCCTGCCTGTAGGAATAGCGGACAGCCACTTTTGGTCTGCGGTATTTTCTGGTGCCTGATAAATTCCTTTCGGGTAGTTAGAGCTGCCTTCATTTTTATAAGGCAGGTAATAAATATAATAATGGCCTTTGCCGGATACCGGTTCAAAACAAATATCTCCCTGTTCCCGGTTGATACTTATCACAGCAACATTAGTGATCTTCTGCCCGGTTTTGGCATCCTGTACAATGATCCTTTTCTTTTCAGGGCTTTCATCACGCCGGCGCCAGGGGATCAATACACGGGCTATATTGCCGTTGCCATTAAAAGCAACTGCTGCACGGTGATTGCCTAATGAATCTGCCATCCAGGTGGGTTTGCCTACCGTATACTTCACTTCCTGGGCTGCACTGAATACCGGTATCCCCAATAACCATGCTGCCATCACCAATCCTTTGGTAAATGACAGCATGGTAGGTCTGTAATTACTCATAAGCGGGTAACTTTATTGTTTTGTGTTCACTGTATATACTTCAACGTATATAAAAAGGGGCTGACATCATAGTCAGCCCCATCAAAATATTACTGCGCAGGAAACTCTATTTTATCAATTGGCTCAGCCAGGATATTTTTATTGGCATCCTGTTCTTCTTGCGGAACTGGGAAATAAAGACTTTTGGCATCAACGTGCTTTAAGCTTACCCCGGTACGTGCAATTCTCTCATCAATATATTTATTGCATTCTTCTACATAGGTGCCTTTACGCATCAGGTCTTCCCGGTGTTTCATTTCAAATACCAGCTCCCATCCTCTTTCTTCAAAAATTTTCTCCCGCAGGGTTTCTTTCGAATAGCCGGTGGTATTGAGCAACTTGGCTCCCGCTCTTCCTTTCACATCATTCACCAGATTGATCGCTTCTGCTACGGGGCCTTTCTGCTCATTCACGGCTTCTGCCAGGCAAAGCAGGATATCTGCATAACGGATTACCGGCATATTGTGGCCATCAAATTCGGGGTTCTTACCTTTTTCAACAAAGAACTTTTTAGAATAAACGTGCGGCATCGCTTCAGTACCAGGAGGCAGGGTTTGTCCCTTTTTAGGCGCCTGGTATTTAGTACCGGTATTGTTGGTGTATTCATACAGGAAACATTTTCCACGTGGGTCTGTTTCATCAAATGTCCACCAGTATTCCAGGGAAACGCCATAGTAAGCATATCCTTCATAATTGTCCAGGTCAGTAGGCCGGTTGTGTACGCCCATACCATTCAATGCATCCGGGCTGCTGGTATACATGATCTTGAAGATAAATTCATTATCATGCTTGTTGCTTTCCAGAAACAGATCCCCATACTGTTTGTTGGGGCCTTCTGTTTGAGGCTGGTACAGATCATACTGTCCCAACGCAATTATTTTGCGGGCGTACTCTTCTACTTTCGCATAGTTTTTCTGACGCAGGTAGATTTTACAAAGCAGGCCATAAGCAGCACCTTTGGTAGCCCATGCTTCTCTTTCAGCTGGTTGTTTAAGTGGCAGATCAACGGATGCAGCTTCCAGGTCAGTAATAATCTGCTGTTCTACCAAGGCCTGTTTGGTACGGAATGGTTTGGCATTCAAGCCCAGGTTACTGCGCAATACTACAGGTACAGCTCCCCAGAGGCTGGAAAGGTCATAATATCCGAGGGCGCGTAAAAAACGGGCGCTGGCCACATATTCTTTAACGGTAGTTTCATCCAGCACACTCTTCATCTGCGGTATTTTTTCCATTACCAGGTTGGCGCGGAAAATCATGGAAAACATATGACGCCATTCATACTGGAGATACTGGTTGGCAGCGGCCCATTTAAAATCCACCATCTGGTTTAAGTCACCTCCCGGAGTAGCATATCCCATTGGGGTAGTCATATCCGTTACCACCATGTGGTATCCGCCATAATACATCCAGTAGTTGGGATATAATCCGGCATACATACCAATTACGGCTGCTTCCGCATCGGAGGCTGTTTTGTAAGCATTCTCGCCGGAAATAACACTATATGGCTTTTCATCCAGCGACTTTTCACAGGAAATGGTTGCTAAAGCCAACCCTGCTATCAATACAAATTTTAAATACTTCATATCAGTAAAAAAGTTTGATCTGTTAATGATACATTTCGTTTGCACCTGATAGTTATACTATCAAAACCCAAGGCGCACGCCTGCCATAAATATGCGGCTTGCAGGGTAAGCATTAAAGTCTTTACCACGCCCCAGATTGCCTGTCTGATAACTGGTAGCGCCATTCGTTACAGTAGGTGTAGTATCTGTTCCTACTTCCGGATCAAAACCGGTATAATTAGTAACGGTAAACAGGTTCTGCGCATTTACATATACCCGTAAACTGTGAATGGATTTACCCCAGTTCTTTACCGGGAAAGTATACCCCAGTACAATGTTCTTACATCTTAAGTAAGAAGCATTTTCAACAAAATGTGAGTTTACATAACCACCATAAGTAAGACTGTAATAACCGTTGCGGGGCACTTCAGTACTTGGCTTATCTGCACGCCAGAAGTTCAATGCATCATAAGAACGGTTTTCTTCCAGCACCAGGCGGTTTACATTATAAAGATCATTACCTACAGAACCCTGGAAAAATACCGTCAGGTCCCAGTTTTTATATTTGAAATCATTGGTTAATCCAAAGAAGAAATCAGGATTACCATTACCAATTACAGTACGGTCATTCGCATCAATGATGCCATTACCATCCACATCTCTGAACTTAGGATCACCGGGTACTGAATTAGGCTGTGGTGCATATTTTTCACCCGCCTGGATAATGCCCTCCCAGATATAACCATAGATAGAGCTCAGTGCCAGTCCCGGACGCAGGATACTAAAATCCATGTAGGCTGCGGAGCCATCAGGTTTGTTACCACCCTGGATAATCTTATCCCTGTCGCCTAAGGATATTACTTTGTTTTTATTGTAAGAGATATTAAAGGCGGTATTCCATTTCAGCGCACCGGTAGTATTTACACTTTCAATGCTTAACTCTACTCCTTTGTTTTCCAGTGTACCGGAATTCAGCAATACGGAGTTAAAACCTGTTACCCTGGAAGTAGGTACATTCTGTAACAGGTCATTTGTTTTCTTGTAATAATAATCTGCGGTAACATTCAGGCGGTTATCAAAGAAGCCCATATCCAATCCCACATCAAACTGGGAAGTACTTTCCCATTTCAGATCGGGGTTCAGCAGGTTGGCAGGTGCCAATCCTTTAGAAGCTGTTATGCCGTCTGTAGATACCGGGTAAATATCCATACGAGCCAGAGAGCTGTAATTGTTAATACGGTCGTTGCCGGTTAAACCATAGCTGGTACGTACTTTCAGGTTAGAGAATACGCCCAGGCTCTTGATAAAGTCTTCTTCAGACATTCTCCAGGCCAATGAAGCAGAGGGAAAATAACCGAACTTATTATTCTTACCAAAACGGGAAGAGCCATCCGCACGGAGGGTACTTGTAAACAGATAGCGGTCTTTATAGGCATAGTTGACCCTGCCGAAGTAAGAGTTCAGTACAGACTCGGTTCTTAATGACTGCAGGTCTGTTTTGGTGTTACCTGCATTCAGGTTATTGTAGAGATAATAATCTGTTGCAAAATCAGAGCTGGCACCATACAATTCATCAAACTGATCTTTCTGGTAAGAATACCCTGCCAGTACACCCAGGCGATGCTGCTGACCAAAAGAGCGGTCGTAGTTTAAAAATGCTTCTACCAGTCCGCGGGTATTACCATTGTTTCTTTTATCTGCACTACCTATACTGCCCGGTACTGTTTTAGGGGTGTACTTACCTTCTGTGTAGGAGTTATAATCATATCCTGCGTTTATTTTAGCGCTCAGGCCTTTGATAATTTCATATGAAGCATTAGCGTCCGCATGAAAACCGATGTTAGATTCATCATCTGTTGGCTCATTCACATATACCAGCGGGTTATTGCCGTACTTGGGCAATCTGGACCTGCCATAGCTGCCATCCGCATTACGGATAGGCACGGTAGGATCATACCGCAGGATATTGTACATAATGTTTGACTCTACAATGCTGCCATCAAAGCCTCTTTTTTTAGCGTCTGTACGGTATCCCCTTACATTCACGCCTGACTTGAAACGCTCGCCTACTTTCTGTTCTACGCTCAGATTACCGGTATATCTTTTAAAATCGGTGTTGGAGATAATCCCCTTTTGATTAAAGTAGTTACCCGACAGGTATACCTTGGTATTTTCACTACCGGTAGCGATGGAGATCTGATGGCTCTGGGTTTGGCCGGTACGTAAAATTTCCTGCTGCCAGTCGGTACCTTGTGGACCTACTTCTTCCAGCACCTTTTTCATCTGGTCGGGAGAGAATACTGCCGGTTGTCCGTTGGCAGCGGCTTTGGCATTCATCAGCCCCATAAAGTCCTGTGCACCTATTAAGGGTATTTTCTTACTCAGCTTATTGATACCATAGTAGGCATCATAGGTAATACGTGTACCCTGGCTGCCTTTTTTAGTAGAAATGATCACTACTCCATTAGCACCGCGGGCACCATAGATAGCAGTAGCGGAGGCATCTTTCAGCACTTCCATAGACGCGATATCTCCGGGGTTCAGCTGGTTAGCATCCAGGGAAGCCATGGGGAAACCGTCTACCACATACAAAGGTTCGTTGGAACTGGAAATAGAGTTGCCACCCCTTACCTGGATAGAAACACGGCCACCGGGTGCTGCACTGGTTTGCATCACCTGCACACCGGAAGCACGGCCTGCCAGCATTTGCGTTGGGTTTGTTACCACGGTTTTTTCCAGGTCTTCTGCTTTCAGCGATACAACAGATCCGGTGAGATCACTCTTTTTAGTGGTACCATATCCCACTACAATGATCTCGTCCAGTTTTTTGGTGTCCTGTTCCAGTTTTATATCTATTACGGCTCTGCCACCAGGTGTTACTTTTTGGGCGAGGTAGCCCATAAAGGAGAATACCAGGACATTGTCATCCGCAGCATCAATGGTATATCTGCCCTGTGCGTCTGTAACAGTACCCTTGCTGGTACCTTCAACGGTAACGCTCACACCGGGTAAGGGGTCGCCGGTAGCAGCGTCAATGATCCTGCCGCTTATTTTGTTACGCAGGGTACCATCCGGCGTAATCACTACCAGGTTATTTTCCAGTACCCGATAAGTAACATTGGATTTAGAGAACACCATCCCTAAAATTTCTTCGAGCTGTTTATTTTTCACATTGATACTCAGCACCTTATTCAGGTCGGCAAAGTCTTCATTATAAAAAAAGCGGAAATTGCTTTTAGTTTCTATCAACTTAAAGATTTCTCTTACGCTCTTATTCTCCGCACGCAGCTCACTGATATTATGCTGGGCAAAGGCACCGGCCGATACCTGCATAACGCCTATCAGGATTAATACACTGGTTAATTTCATGGTAAGCAAAAGTTTTCGCTTGAGGCAAAGAAATACCACCAAGTTTGAAGTGATTTTCATAAACTTGTAAAGATTTTAGTGAAACGGATATTTATTGTGGCAACTGGTCGCAGGTTACCACATACATGAGTGTTCGTTAATTGGGGCGAGTCGCATTGCCCCAATTTTTTTATCATTTAACAACGTGCATAGATTTGGTTTTGCTGATTAGTAATTCATTACATAGCGATTAGTCTGGTCATTACAAGTGATTCCTGTTTTAACAAGTGCTGCTAAAAAGTTAAGTAACAAGCGATTTCCCTCTCCTTACAAGTGATTCAAAAAAGTTAAAATAACAAGTGATTATTGGTTACCGGAGGGTAAAGCATTTGCATACTTTTCTTTTAGTTCTTTATCCAGTTCCAGCGTTACGGTACCATGATCTATAGTATAGCGCAACGGCGCTGTCAGTTTCAATATATTTAACACCTGTTCCAGTGTTTCCTGGGTAAAGGTGCCACTGAACTTGTAGCGTTTCAGCAGCTCATCTTTAAACACCACGCTTACATTAAACCGGCGTTCCATTGTTATCGCCAGCTCTTCCATGGACTGGGCATTGACGATCCAGTTACCATCTTTCCAGGCAGTATAAACGGCGGTGTTCTTCACTTCCCTGCTTTCTACCGGAGCTTCTTCTTCTCCAGCCAGCGGCTGGACTTTCGCTTTTACCGGAATCGTTTTGTGGTAGGTCACATTTTGGTTGGGCTTGAGCAGCAGGCTAAACGCCTTAGCCTCCTGCGAGCCATTAATTTTCACCACCCCTTCTACCAGTGTGGTTACAACGGTTTTATCTTCAGGATATGCTTTTACATTAAAGGAAGTGCCCAGCGCCTGGATTTCCAGGTCGGCGGCATTAACGGTAAAGGGTTTGGCAGCATTGGTTTTTACAT contains the following coding sequences:
- a CDS encoding glycoside hydrolase domain-containing protein, translated to MSNYRPTMLSFTKGLVMAAWLLGIPVFSAAQEVKYTVGKPTWMADSLGNHRAAVAFNGNGNIARVLIPWRRRDESPEKKRIIVQDAKTGQKITNVAVISINREQGDICFEPVSGKGHYYIYYLPYKNEGSSNYPKGIYQAPENTADQKWLSAIPTGRPKYNVTVKELQAIDTFNSFYPMEVIATAAETKQLQQQHKDVAYLVFPEDRLLPIKMTDDLPAKWIRKGPQQSFSGKADKGEYYAFQLGIYALKAVPEITLSFSDLKSADGKVIPAKALDCINTSGVKYDATPFANKVTVPAGKIQALWCGVNVPDNAAAGIYKGTVMIKPTGMPAVPVELSITVTDKQAVNGGVNEPWKQTRLKWLNSTLAQQNEVIAPYLPLELKDHVISLLGRKVFLNPDGFPAQIQTFFTPEMTSLSTQAKDLLAAPMHFHFVSATGKDVTWRNTGLNITTQDSGKISWQSASTSPELQMEVRASLEFDGFMDYTVKVTALQEVHLKDISMHIPLQQAASKYMMGLNQKGGYRPEQLSWKWDVANKNQDGAWIGDVNGGLQFSLRDEQYVRPLNTNFYLQKPLLLPASWGNNNKGGITIGAGESAILVNSYSGEKTLQQGDTLYFNFHLIITPFHPVNTDFQWANRFYHRYNSLDSIKATGATVVNIHHANAINPWINYPFIEHARMKSYIDEAHQKGLKVKIYNTVREVSNHAYETFALRSLGSEIYTPGKGGGYSWLQEHIGKNYLAAWFVPDIKDAAIINSGMSRWHNYYVEGMNWLVQNVGIDGIYLDDVAFDRVTMKRIKRVLTKDGHPGIIDLHSANQYNNRDGYINSAMLYMEHFPYLNRLWFGEYFDYEKNDPAFYLTEVSGIPFGLMGEMLQDGGNPWRGMVYGMTNRLPWSDDADPRPIWKVWDEFGMQGTQMVGYWVADNPVKTDHPQVLATIYKKPGAVLVSIASWAATDTHVKLQIDWKALGINPATATITAPEVDRFQTGAVYEKGGAIPVEKNKGKLLLIK
- a CDS encoding RagB/SusD family nutrient uptake outer membrane protein codes for the protein MKYLKFVLIAGLALATISCEKSLDEKPYSVISGENAYKTASDAEAAVIGMYAGLYPNYWMYYGGYHMVVTDMTTPMGYATPGGDLNQMVDFKWAAANQYLQYEWRHMFSMIFRANLVMEKIPQMKSVLDETTVKEYVASARFLRALGYYDLSSLWGAVPVVLRSNLGLNAKPFRTKQALVEQQIITDLEAASVDLPLKQPAEREAWATKGAAYGLLCKIYLRQKNYAKVEEYARKIIALGQYDLYQPQTEGPNKQYGDLFLESNKHDNEFIFKIMYTSSPDALNGMGVHNRPTDLDNYEGYAYYGVSLEYWWTFDETDPRGKCFLYEYTNNTGTKYQAPKKGQTLPPGTEAMPHVYSKKFFVEKGKNPEFDGHNMPVIRYADILLCLAEAVNEQKGPVAEAINLVNDVKGRAGAKLLNTTGYSKETLREKIFEERGWELVFEMKHREDLMRKGTYVEECNKYIDERIARTGVSLKHVDAKSLYFPVPQEEQDANKNILAEPIDKIEFPAQ
- a CDS encoding TonB-dependent receptor; amino-acid sequence: MKLTSVLILIGVMQVSAGAFAQHNISELRAENKSVREIFKLIETKSNFRFFYNEDFADLNKVLSINVKNKQLEEILGMVFSKSNVTYRVLENNLVVITPDGTLRNKISGRIIDAATGDPLPGVSVTVEGTSKGTVTDAQGRYTIDAADDNVLVFSFMGYLAQKVTPGGRAVIDIKLEQDTKKLDEIIVVGYGTTKKSDLTGSVVSLKAEDLEKTVVTNPTQMLAGRASGVQVMQTSAAPGGRVSIQVRGGNSISSSNEPLYVVDGFPMASLDANQLNPGDIASMEVLKDASATAIYGARGANGVVIISTKKGSQGTRITYDAYYGINKLSKKIPLIGAQDFMGLMNAKAAANGQPAVFSPDQMKKVLEEVGPQGTDWQQEILRTGQTQSHQISIATGSENTKVYLSGNYFNQKGIISNTDFKRYTGNLSVEQKVGERFKSGVNVRGYRTDAKKRGFDGSIVESNIMYNILRYDPTVPIRNADGSYGRSRLPKYGNNPLVYVNEPTDDESNIGFHADANASYEIIKGLSAKINAGYDYNSYTEGKYTPKTVPGSIGSADKRNNGNTRGLVEAFLNYDRSFGQQHRLGVLAGYSYQKDQFDELYGASSDFATDYYLYNNLNAGNTKTDLQSLRTESVLNSYFGRVNYAYKDRYLFTSTLRADGSSRFGKNNKFGYFPSASLAWRMSEEDFIKSLGVFSNLKVRTSYGLTGNDRINNYSSLARMDIYPVSTDGITASKGLAPANLLNPDLKWESTSQFDVGLDMGFFDNRLNVTADYYYKKTNDLLQNVPTSRVTGFNSVLLNSGTLENKGVELSIESVNTTGALKWNTAFNISYNKNKVISLGDRDKIIQGGNKPDGSAAYMDFSILRPGLALSSIYGYIWEGIIQAGEKYAPQPNSVPGDPKFRDVDGNGIIDANDRTVIGNGNPDFFFGLTNDFKYKNWDLTVFFQGSVGNDLYNVNRLVLEENRSYDALNFWRADKPSTEVPRNGYYSLTYGGYVNSHFVENASYLRCKNIVLGYTFPVKNWGKSIHSLRVYVNAQNLFTVTNYTGFDPEVGTDTTPTVTNGATSYQTGNLGRGKDFNAYPASRIFMAGVRLGF
- a CDS encoding FecR family protein, which translates into the protein MEHSHSQEYIDDLIIRFLSGQVSRKEQDELEAWVAADVANHQYFVGLRDAWQVAVAPADAAAQYPAGDAWNKLSAGLQSDVEEDALVIAHQSSRWKTFLRMAAMFILPLVIGGGIVYAWMFAKKGGSNQQMVTITSPKGATTQIELSDGTQVWLNAGSKLQYSQAYNTTTREVKLEGEAFFDVKTNAAKPFTVNAADLEIQALGTSFNVKAYPEDKTVVTTLVEGVVKINGSQEAKAFSLLLKPNQNVTYHKTIPVKAKVQPLAGEEEAPVESREVKNTAVYTAWKDGNWIVNAQSMEELAITMERRFNVSVVFKDELLKRYKFSGTFTQETLEQVLNILKLTAPLRYTIDHGTVTLELDKELKEKYANALPSGNQ